In Sphingomonas sp. R1, a single genomic region encodes these proteins:
- a CDS encoding nucleotidyltransferase family protein: MNPALLLARVLRDPATIAGLAAAEWNALWAVARAEQLAGTLAHRIAGLPMPEAAARLVADAIASAEQGRTAALWEAEMARRALADLDVPVVLLKGTAFAAAGLSPSVGRTIGDLDILVPRDAMGAVEAALLAAGWEWVKPDPYDDAYYRRWMHELPPLIHRDRDKMIDVHHTILPLTARIRPDAAVLLAESVALENGLRIPKPQDMLCHAAAHLFADGDLAGGMRNLWDIHCLLGEFGFNGLAERAAHHGLGAAMARAVRQSVRLYGTEAPAAWQGWDALDPLFLRRLTARDHWGRSTRKAVQLGFYVRSHLLRMPPAMLARHLWTKWRKGYRPA; this comes from the coding sequence ATGAACCCGGCGCTGCTGCTCGCTCGCGTCTTGCGCGACCCCGCGACGATCGCCGGGCTTGCAGCCGCCGAGTGGAACGCGCTGTGGGCGGTGGCGCGGGCCGAGCAGCTCGCGGGAACGCTCGCGCACCGGATCGCCGGGCTGCCGATGCCCGAGGCGGCGGCGCGGCTGGTAGCGGATGCGATTGCCTCGGCCGAGCAGGGGCGTACGGCGGCATTGTGGGAAGCCGAGATGGCGCGTCGCGCGCTCGCCGATCTCGATGTGCCGGTGGTCCTGCTCAAGGGCACCGCGTTCGCGGCGGCGGGGCTGTCGCCCTCGGTCGGGCGGACGATCGGAGATCTCGATATCCTCGTGCCGCGCGATGCCATGGGCGCGGTCGAGGCGGCGCTGCTGGCGGCGGGGTGGGAGTGGGTCAAGCCCGACCCCTATGACGATGCCTATTATCGCCGCTGGATGCACGAGCTGCCGCCGCTGATCCACCGCGATCGCGACAAGATGATCGACGTGCACCACACGATCCTGCCGCTCACCGCCCGCATACGCCCCGACGCCGCGGTGCTGCTGGCCGAGAGCGTCGCGCTGGAGAACGGCCTGCGTATCCCGAAGCCCCAGGACATGCTGTGCCACGCCGCCGCGCATCTGTTCGCGGACGGCGATCTGGCAGGGGGCATGCGCAACCTGTGGGACATTCACTGCCTGCTCGGCGAATTCGGCTTCAATGGGCTGGCCGAGCGTGCCGCGCATCACGGGCTCGGCGCCGCCATGGCGCGGGCAGTGCGGCAGTCGGTGCGTCTCTACGGCACCGAGGCGCCGGCGGCATGGCAGGGCTGGGACGCGCTCGACCCACTGTTCCTCCGACGCCTGACCGCGCGGGACCACTGGGGCCGCTCGACGCGCAAGGCGGTGCAGCTGGGCTTCTATGTCCGCTCGCACCTGCTGCGCATGCCGCCGGCGATGCTGGCGCGGCACCTCTGGACCAAGTGGCGCAAGGGGTATCGGCCGGCCTGA
- the phoB gene encoding phosphate regulon transcriptional regulator PhoB → MARVKMLLVEDDAAIAELVTWHFKREDYEVKHTPDGEEALLLAKEATPDIVLLDWMVEGLSGIEVCRRLRRMPETANVPIIMLTARGEEEDRVRGLETGADDYVTKPFSPRELVARVGAVLRRVRPALAGEALTYSDIEMDTVGHKVRRGGEVIQLGPTEFRLLKHFLEHPGWVFSRERLLDAVWGHDSDIESRTVDVHIRRLRKAINKGNRPDIIRTVRSAGYALDAGN, encoded by the coding sequence ATGGCACGGGTAAAGATGCTGCTGGTGGAAGACGATGCCGCGATCGCGGAGCTCGTCACCTGGCATTTCAAGCGCGAAGACTATGAAGTGAAGCACACCCCCGATGGCGAGGAAGCGCTGCTCCTCGCCAAGGAGGCGACGCCGGACATCGTGCTGCTCGACTGGATGGTCGAGGGGCTTTCCGGCATCGAGGTATGCCGCCGCCTGCGCCGCATGCCCGAGACGGCGAACGTGCCGATCATCATGCTGACCGCGCGCGGCGAAGAGGAAGACCGCGTCCGCGGCCTTGAGACCGGCGCCGACGATTATGTCACCAAGCCCTTCTCGCCGCGCGAACTCGTCGCCCGGGTCGGCGCGGTGCTGCGGCGGGTGCGGCCGGCGCTGGCGGGGGAGGCGCTTACCTATTCGGATATCGAAATGGACACGGTAGGCCACAAGGTCCGTCGCGGCGGCGAGGTGATCCAGCTGGGGCCGACCGAGTTTCGCCTGCTCAAGCATTTCCTCGAGCATCCGGGCTGGGTGTTCTCGCGCGAGCGGCTGCTCGACGCGGTATGGGGGCATGACAGCGACATCGAGTCGCGCACGGTGGACGTCCACATCCGCCGCCTGCGCAAGGCGATCAACAAGGGCAACCGGCCGGACATCATCCGCACGGTGCGCTCGGCGGGATACGCGCTTGACGCGGGGAACTGA
- the phoU gene encoding phosphate signaling complex protein PhoU, with protein sequence MASGHEHTVKAFDQDISQLRALISQMGGLAEQAIYDAMKALQRGDEALAKTVRKKDKQIDAMEAELEKLVVRVIALRAPMADDLREVIAAMKIAAVIERIGDYAKNIAKRVPMIHAEGEERIEAVSILPAMGQLAADMVRAALDAFSARDAKAAAEVHASDNALDDFYDSIFRTLVTFMVENPRTISQVAHLLFVAKNLERIGDHATNVAEMVYFAATGQYLAEAEAGEGSGS encoded by the coding sequence ATGGCATCGGGCCACGAACATACGGTCAAGGCGTTCGATCAGGACATCAGCCAGCTGCGCGCGCTGATCTCGCAGATGGGCGGGCTTGCCGAGCAGGCGATCTACGACGCGATGAAGGCGCTGCAGCGCGGCGACGAGGCGCTGGCCAAGACCGTGCGTAAGAAGGACAAGCAGATCGACGCGATGGAGGCGGAGCTGGAAAAGCTCGTCGTCCGCGTGATTGCGCTGCGCGCGCCGATGGCTGACGACCTGCGCGAGGTGATCGCCGCGATGAAGATCGCCGCGGTGATCGAACGCATCGGCGACTATGCAAAGAACATCGCCAAGCGCGTGCCGATGATCCATGCCGAGGGCGAGGAGCGGATCGAGGCCGTCTCGATCCTGCCCGCGATGGGCCAGCTCGCCGCCGACATGGTGCGCGCGGCGCTCGATGCCTTTTCGGCGCGCGACGCCAAGGCGGCGGCCGAAGTCCATGCCAGCGACAATGCCCTGGACGACTTCTACGATTCGATCTTCCGCACGCTGGTGACCTTCATGGTCGAAAATCCGCGCACGATCAGCCAGGTCGCGCACCTGCTGTTCGTCGCCAAGAATCTGGAGAGGATCGGCGACCACGCAACCAACGTCGCCGAGATGGTCTATTTTGCCGCGACCGGGCAGTATCTCGCCGAAGCGGAAGCCGGCGAAGGCAGCGGGAGCTGA
- a CDS encoding Fe-S oxidoreductase, with the protein MKWMLLASALALSGTAIAQDMPAQTTQDQTQTQPPMPGQTTPQTDPAAPPPPPPPAGTMGAGEASPPPPPPPTPGAGMAPPPPPPPGTAMTPGAPPPPPPPPAAGAAPATAMAAPPPPPADPASYPLCSRTVKDHCRQRGGK; encoded by the coding sequence ATGAAGTGGATGCTTCTCGCCTCGGCGCTCGCGCTGAGCGGCACTGCCATCGCGCAGGATATGCCGGCACAGACCACGCAGGACCAGACCCAGACGCAGCCCCCGATGCCGGGCCAGACGACGCCGCAGACCGATCCCGCCGCACCGCCGCCCCCGCCGCCGCCGGCCGGCACCATGGGCGCGGGCGAAGCTTCGCCGCCACCGCCGCCCCCGCCCACGCCGGGCGCCGGGATGGCGCCGCCGCCGCCCCCGCCGCCGGGCACCGCGATGACGCCGGGTGCGCCGCCCCCGCCTCCGCCGCCGCCCGCCGCGGGTGCAGCGCCGGCTACGGCAATGGCCGCCCCGCCGCCGCCACCTGCCGATCCGGCCAGCTACCCGCTCTGCTCGCGTACCGTGAAGGATCATTGTCGCCAGCGCGGCGGCAAGTAA
- the pstB gene encoding phosphate ABC transporter ATP-binding protein PstB yields the protein MTVASSAPHKMSARDVSVFYGDNHAVRGVSIDIDMDKVTAFIGPSGCGKSTFLRTFNRMNDTIPSARVQGEITLDGEDIYASDMDVVQLRARVGMVFQKPNPFPKSIFENVAYGPRIHGLATSKNDLEGIVERSLKRAGLWEEVKDRLSDSGTALSGGQQQRLCIARAIAVDPEVILMDEPASALDPIATAKIEELIHELRGRYAIVIVTHNMQQAARVSQRTAFFHLGQLVEYGETDHLFTAPREERTKDYITGRYG from the coding sequence ATGACCGTCGCATCCTCCGCTCCCCACAAGATGTCGGCCCGCGACGTCAGCGTCTTCTACGGCGACAACCATGCCGTGCGCGGCGTGTCGATCGACATCGACATGGACAAGGTCACCGCGTTCATCGGCCCGTCGGGCTGCGGCAAGTCGACCTTCCTGCGCACCTTCAACCGGATGAACGACACCATCCCGAGTGCGCGGGTTCAGGGCGAGATCACGCTGGACGGCGAGGACATTTACGCCTCGGACATGGACGTCGTGCAGCTGCGCGCCCGCGTCGGCATGGTGTTCCAGAAGCCCAACCCGTTCCCGAAGTCGATCTTCGAGAATGTCGCGTACGGACCCCGCATCCACGGGCTCGCTACATCGAAGAACGACCTGGAGGGCATCGTCGAGCGCTCGCTGAAGCGCGCCGGGCTGTGGGAGGAAGTGAAGGACCGCCTCTCCGACAGCGGCACCGCCCTTTCCGGCGGCCAGCAGCAGCGCCTCTGCATTGCCCGCGCGATCGCGGTCGATCCCGAGGTGATCCTGATGGACGAGCCGGCCAGCGCGCTCGATCCGATCGCCACCGCCAAGATCGAGGAGCTGATCCACGAGCTGCGCGGGCGCTACGCGATCGTGATCGTCACGCACAATATGCAGCAGGCCGCCCGCGTCTCGCAGCGCACCGCCTTCTTCCACCTCGGCCAGCTGGTCGAATATGGCGAGACCGACCACCTCTTCACCGCGCCCCGCGAAGAGCGCACGAAGGACTATATCACCGGAAGGTACGGCTGA
- a CDS encoding sensor histidine kinase — protein MLSAARSRTILALGVATLAALVGYLVTGDLQIGLLMLVGAIAAVLVVALGGEPAPAPAAAALAAEQEPAFGEVIEAIAEPVLVIATTRVIAANAAARALLGEHILGEDVRLAIRHPAAAERLLDPGEDHSAAPIHLVGLGTREQRWEMRVRTLETSERVVHLIDRTGSYTADRMRVDFVANASHELRTPLASLLGYVETLADGAGEEPEIRARFLKIMHDEARRMDRLISDLISLSRIEAEKYRAPAESVALGDLIPQVCNELSGSPRAADLVTEIEAVAPVRGDRTQLSQLLHNLIGNAMKYGRPGTPVTVSLRSEGGTMVRFAVTDQGEGIPAEHIPRLTERFYRVDSGRSRSLGGTGLGLAIVKHVVERHRGRLDISSTVGIGTTVAVRLPIEPSVIKS, from the coding sequence ATGCTGTCGGCTGCCCGCTCCCGCACGATTCTCGCGCTCGGTGTCGCGACGCTTGCGGCGTTGGTCGGGTATCTGGTGACGGGCGATCTGCAGATCGGCCTCTTGATGCTGGTCGGCGCGATCGCAGCGGTCCTGGTGGTCGCGCTGGGTGGAGAGCCCGCCCCGGCGCCCGCTGCTGCGGCACTGGCCGCCGAGCAGGAGCCGGCCTTCGGCGAAGTGATCGAAGCGATCGCCGAACCCGTGCTGGTGATCGCGACCACGCGCGTCATCGCCGCCAACGCCGCCGCGCGCGCGTTGCTGGGCGAGCATATCCTGGGCGAGGACGTACGCCTGGCCATCCGCCACCCGGCTGCCGCCGAACGCCTGCTCGACCCCGGCGAAGACCACAGTGCCGCGCCCATTCATCTGGTCGGCCTGGGCACCCGCGAACAGCGCTGGGAAATGCGGGTCCGCACGCTGGAAACCAGCGAGCGCGTCGTCCACCTTATCGATCGCACCGGCAGCTATACCGCCGACCGGATGCGCGTCGACTTCGTCGCAAATGCCAGCCACGAGTTGCGCACGCCGCTCGCTTCGCTGCTCGGCTATGTCGAAACGCTCGCCGACGGCGCGGGCGAAGAGCCGGAGATCCGCGCGCGGTTCCTCAAGATCATGCACGACGAGGCGCGGCGCATGGACCGGCTGATCAGCGATCTGATCTCGCTGAGCCGCATCGAGGCCGAGAAATATCGCGCGCCGGCCGAGTCGGTGGCGCTGGGCGACCTGATCCCGCAAGTGTGCAACGAGCTGTCCGGCAGCCCGCGCGCCGCCGATCTTGTAACCGAGATTGAGGCGGTGGCGCCGGTGCGCGGCGACCGTACCCAGCTCAGCCAGCTGCTCCACAACCTGATCGGCAACGCGATGAAATATGGTCGGCCCGGCACGCCGGTCACCGTCTCGTTGCGCAGCGAGGGCGGCACCATGGTGCGCTTCGCCGTGACCGATCAGGGCGAAGGCATCCCGGCCGAGCATATCCCGCGGCTCACCGAGCGCTTTTATCGTGTCGATTCGGGACGCAGCCGCTCGCTGGGCGGCACGGGGCTCGGGCTGGCGATCGTGAAGCACGTCGTCGAACGCCACCGCGGCCGGCTGGATATCAGCTCCACGGTCGGGATCGGCACGACGGTTGCCGTGCGACTGCCGATCGAGCCGAGTGTCATAAAGTCGTAA
- a CDS encoding substrate-binding domain-containing protein produces MLGRLALIAFGTLALAGCDGNATREIRVVGSSTVYPFTTAVAEAFVNARSGRKAPVVESIGSGAGIRRFCEGVGAQFPDIANASRRMTRKEYDRCAANQVGEVLEIVIGLDGVALAESNQGPKLRLTKRDVYLALAANPLGKPNNARTWQDVNPALPAIPILVMGPPSTSGTRDAFVELILAPGCLEADPNAPRLKAEADPAQYDIECRRIRDDGAYVDKGENDNLIVQGLAQNPNALGIFGYSYLEENQNRLHGVPIEDVAPTYATIADGRYPGARPLYLYVKKRHLKAVPGLKDFLALYTTLWAPGGPLVKRGLIAAPEPMRAEMAKRVADLTPLDPATLP; encoded by the coding sequence ATGCTGGGTCGTCTAGCGCTGATCGCCTTCGGCACGCTCGCCCTTGCGGGCTGTGATGGCAACGCCACGCGCGAGATCCGCGTGGTCGGCTCCTCCACCGTCTATCCGTTCACCACCGCGGTGGCCGAGGCGTTCGTCAACGCGCGCAGCGGGCGCAAGGCACCCGTGGTGGAATCGATCGGTAGCGGAGCCGGCATTCGCCGATTCTGTGAAGGCGTGGGCGCGCAGTTCCCAGACATCGCCAATGCCTCGCGCCGGATGACGCGCAAGGAATATGATCGCTGCGCCGCCAACCAGGTCGGCGAGGTCCTGGAGATCGTGATCGGGCTGGACGGCGTGGCCCTCGCCGAATCCAACCAGGGGCCCAAGCTCCGGCTGACCAAGCGCGACGTGTATCTGGCGCTGGCCGCCAATCCGCTGGGCAAGCCGAACAACGCCCGCACCTGGCAGGACGTCAACCCTGCCCTTCCCGCGATTCCGATCCTGGTGATGGGGCCGCCATCCACCAGCGGCACGCGCGACGCCTTTGTAGAGTTGATCCTCGCCCCCGGCTGCCTGGAGGCCGATCCCAATGCCCCGCGCCTGAAGGCCGAGGCCGACCCCGCCCAGTACGACATCGAATGCCGCCGCATCCGTGACGACGGCGCTTACGTCGACAAGGGCGAGAACGACAATCTGATCGTGCAGGGGCTGGCGCAGAACCCGAATGCCCTTGGCATCTTCGGCTATTCCTATCTCGAAGAGAATCAGAACCGCCTGCACGGCGTGCCGATCGAGGATGTGGCGCCCACCTATGCGACGATCGCCGACGGCCGCTATCCCGGCGCGCGCCCGCTCTACCTCTATGTGAAGAAGCGGCATCTCAAGGCGGTGCCGGGGCTGAAGGACTTTCTTGCGCTCTACACCACGCTCTGGGCGCCCGGCGGGCCGCTGGTGAAGCGCGGCCTGATCGCGGCGCCCGAGCCGATGCGCGCGGAAATGGCGAAGCGCGTCGCCGATCTCACCCCGCTCGATCCGGCCACGCTACCGTGA
- the pstA gene encoding phosphate ABC transporter permease PstA, giving the protein MNKPAPLSERRPTDWKGAAMQKRIRRRYAAERRFRMLGAGAVILSAAFLAFLLLTMVVQGWRGFTVTELALPIDLKAAQLKVTRQQLSGPAADLALASAGIEDAVDNAAVAAFGPDGSTYLAPSAWLAVREAVKRDPSLLDRRTTVSVPAATAFDQALAGTGDPAMEAGVARLQEQGAITRSFNWAFLSESDSTDPVAVGIWGALKGSLLTMAITFLIAFPVGVLSAIYLEEYAPKNRWTDLIEVSINNLAAVPSIIFGLLGLAVFLGTWQIGGHVYGPMLPRSAPLVGGVTLALMIMPVIVIASRNAIKGVPPSIRDAALGIGASPIQVVFHHVLPLALPGILTGTIIGMARALGETAPLLLIGMRAFIVTAPGGFTDPSTVLPVQIFLWSDEVSRGFVEKTSAAILVLLAVLLAMNGLAIYLRNKFETRW; this is encoded by the coding sequence ATGAATAAGCCCGCCCCCTTGAGCGAGCGACGCCCGACCGACTGGAAGGGCGCGGCGATGCAGAAGCGGATTCGCCGCCGCTATGCGGCCGAGCGGCGCTTCCGTATGCTGGGCGCGGGCGCCGTGATCCTGTCCGCCGCGTTCCTCGCCTTTTTGCTGCTGACCATGGTGGTGCAGGGCTGGCGCGGCTTCACCGTGACCGAACTGGCGCTGCCGATCGACCTGAAGGCCGCGCAGCTGAAGGTGACCCGCCAGCAGCTGAGCGGCCCTGCGGCCGATCTCGCGCTCGCCAGCGCTGGCATCGAGGATGCGGTAGACAACGCAGCCGTCGCCGCCTTCGGACCGGACGGCTCGACCTATCTCGCGCCGAGCGCCTGGCTGGCAGTGCGCGAGGCGGTAAAGCGCGATCCTTCGCTGCTCGATCGGCGCACGACCGTTTCCGTTCCCGCCGCGACGGCGTTCGACCAGGCGCTGGCAGGTACCGGCGATCCGGCGATGGAAGCAGGCGTCGCCCGGCTGCAGGAACAGGGTGCGATCACACGCAGCTTTAACTGGGCGTTCCTCAGCGAATCCGATTCCACCGACCCGGTGGCGGTGGGCATCTGGGGTGCCCTCAAGGGGTCGCTGCTTACCATGGCGATCACGTTCCTGATCGCCTTCCCAGTGGGCGTGCTCTCGGCCATCTACCTCGAGGAATATGCGCCCAAGAACCGCTGGACGGACCTGATCGAGGTCTCCATCAACAATCTCGCGGCGGTGCCCTCGATCATCTTCGGCCTGCTCGGACTCGCCGTGTTCCTCGGCACATGGCAGATCGGCGGCCATGTCTATGGTCCGATGCTGCCGCGCTCGGCCCCCCTCGTCGGCGGCGTGACACTGGCGCTGATGATCATGCCCGTCATCGTCATCGCAAGCCGCAACGCGATCAAGGGCGTGCCGCCGTCGATCCGCGACGCCGCCCTCGGCATCGGCGCCAGCCCGATCCAGGTGGTGTTTCACCACGTCCTGCCGCTCGCTCTGCCCGGCATCCTCACCGGCACGATCATCGGCATGGCGCGTGCGCTGGGCGAGACGGCGCCGCTGCTGCTGATCGGCATGCGCGCCTTCATCGTCACGGCACCGGGCGGCTTCACCGATCCCTCGACCGTGCTCCCAGTGCAGATCTTCCTCTGGTCCGACGAGGTCAGCCGCGGTTTCGTCGAAAAGACGAGCGCCGCGATCCTGGTGCTGCTCGCGGTGCTGCTCGCGATGAACGGGCTCGCCATCTACCTTCGCAACAAGTTCGAGACCCGCTGGTAA
- a CDS encoding HPr-rel-A system PqqD family peptide chaperone, whose amino-acid sequence MLYHAADPATLRVVPLDALTLIYHRASGITHIVDAPVPEILDILRERPRNVAGLLAVLVERFDLADPDPAALAVRLDELVAAGLVERACAI is encoded by the coding sequence GTGCTCTATCACGCCGCCGATCCTGCGACCCTGCGTGTCGTCCCGCTGGACGCGCTGACGCTGATCTATCACCGCGCCTCGGGCATCACCCATATCGTCGACGCGCCTGTGCCGGAGATCCTCGACATCCTGCGCGAACGACCTCGCAATGTGGCGGGGCTGCTCGCGGTGCTCGTCGAACGCTTCGACCTCGCCGATCCCGATCCCGCCGCGCTGGCCGTGCGGCTGGACGAACTGGTGGCTGCGGGTCTGGTGGAGCGGGCATGCGCCATCTGA
- a CDS encoding HprK-related kinase A: protein MRHLKLLRIGPIGFRVGSHWRGPVAALDDLYCDYPEPQDGIADFNVHLFAARPWRRVLRPAVHIAGDFVIPDAAPLPLAQGLLAAEMGMNLQMALGLRRYLLLHASMVERDGRAVLMTGISGAGKSTLAALLMARGWRLMGDEFALIDCATGLAHAFPRLVSLKNEAIDVVAKALPGARFGPLLEGTPKGAIRHVVPDARAIAAMDQPAEPSLILFPRFGFDAAERPVLPSEAFVRLTQSSTNYVNLAERGFEALARLVQKVPSRAIDYPDAETAIAMVEALA from the coding sequence ATGCGCCATCTGAAGCTGCTGCGTATCGGCCCGATCGGCTTTCGCGTCGGCAGCCATTGGCGCGGCCCCGTCGCGGCGCTCGATGACCTCTACTGCGACTATCCGGAACCGCAGGACGGCATTGCGGACTTCAACGTCCACCTTTTCGCCGCGCGGCCGTGGCGGCGGGTGCTGCGGCCCGCGGTGCACATCGCCGGGGACTTCGTGATCCCCGATGCGGCACCGCTGCCGCTCGCCCAGGGGCTGCTCGCCGCCGAAATGGGGATGAACCTGCAGATGGCGCTGGGGCTTCGGCGCTACCTGCTGCTCCACGCCTCGATGGTCGAGCGGGACGGGCGCGCGGTGCTGATGACCGGCATTTCGGGGGCGGGCAAGTCGACGCTGGCGGCGCTGCTGATGGCGCGCGGCTGGCGGCTGATGGGCGACGAGTTCGCGCTGATCGATTGCGCCACCGGGCTGGCACACGCTTTTCCCCGGCTGGTCAGCCTCAAGAACGAGGCGATCGATGTGGTCGCGAAGGCGCTGCCGGGCGCGCGCTTCGGCCCGCTGCTGGAGGGCACGCCGAAGGGCGCGATCCGGCATGTCGTACCCGATGCGCGCGCGATCGCCGCGATGGACCAGCCTGCCGAACCCAGCCTGATCCTGTTCCCGCGCTTCGGCTTTGACGCCGCCGAGCGCCCGGTGCTGCCGAGCGAGGCGTTCGTGCGGCTCACCCAGTCCTCCACCAACTATGTCAACCTTGCCGAGCGCGGATTCGAGGCGCTGGCCCGGCTGGTGCAGAAGGTGCCCTCCCGTGCGATCGACTATCCCGATGCCGAGACCGCCATCGCCATGGTGGAGGCGCTGGCATGA
- the pstC gene encoding phosphate ABC transporter permease subunit PstC codes for MNPFALLFLILGLGLIGWLTARARAMRFDRGRAKRLHSLPIQHGWFVGMWTVLPPLLFLAVWSAISPGLVRQTVLQSPAAAGLSDFGFERDSVLAQARAVAENPYAAEADPLAQQLAPVVRVARSRYAWIGTAAAILLAFAGGAFALSRIRAGFRARSKVERTLMMGLLVASLIAILTTIGIFASLFWESTRFFAQVPITQFLFGTHWSPQVIDAKDPGASLGAVPLFWGTFFIGAVIAMLVAIPFGLMSAVYLTQYASATTRRWMKPTLEMLAGVPTVVYGYFAALTVAPAVRKLAVLLGDPFASSESALAAGLVMGVMIIPFVSSMADDSLAAVPTAMRDGSLAMGATTSETIARVLVPAALPGVVAGVLLAVSRAIGETMIVVMAASGAATITLNPLQSATTVTKQIVDLLTGEAEFDSPKTLAAFALGLTLFVITLLLNIVALRVVKKYREAYE; via the coding sequence GTGAATCCGTTCGCGCTTCTGTTCCTGATCCTCGGCCTGGGGCTGATCGGCTGGCTCACTGCGCGGGCACGGGCGATGCGGTTCGATCGTGGGCGCGCCAAGCGACTGCACTCGCTGCCGATCCAGCATGGCTGGTTCGTCGGCATGTGGACCGTGCTGCCGCCATTGCTGTTCCTCGCGGTCTGGTCGGCGATCAGCCCCGGCCTGGTCCGTCAGACGGTACTGCAGAGCCCTGCCGCAGCCGGCCTCTCGGACTTCGGCTTCGAACGCGATTCGGTGCTCGCCCAGGCACGTGCCGTCGCGGAGAACCCCTATGCCGCGGAAGCAGATCCGCTGGCGCAGCAACTGGCGCCGGTGGTGCGCGTGGCGCGGAGCCGCTATGCCTGGATCGGCACCGCGGCCGCCATCCTGCTGGCCTTCGCCGGCGGTGCGTTCGCGCTCAGCCGCATCCGCGCCGGTTTCCGCGCACGCTCCAAAGTCGAACGCACGCTGATGATGGGGCTGCTCGTCGCCTCGCTCATCGCCATCCTGACGACGATCGGCATCTTCGCCTCGCTCTTCTGGGAATCGACGCGCTTCTTCGCGCAGGTGCCGATCACCCAATTCCTGTTCGGCACCCACTGGAGCCCGCAGGTGATCGACGCCAAGGACCCCGGCGCCTCGCTGGGTGCCGTGCCGCTGTTCTGGGGGACTTTCTTCATCGGCGCGGTGATCGCGATGCTGGTCGCGATCCCGTTCGGGCTGATGAGCGCGGTCTATCTCACCCAATATGCCTCGGCGACCACCCGCCGCTGGATGAAGCCTACGCTGGAGATGCTCGCCGGCGTTCCTACGGTGGTCTATGGCTATTTCGCCGCCCTTACGGTTGCGCCGGCCGTGCGCAAGCTGGCGGTGCTGCTCGGCGACCCGTTCGCCTCGTCCGAAAGCGCGCTGGCCGCCGGTCTCGTCATGGGCGTGATGATCATCCCGTTCGTCTCCTCGATGGCCGACGACTCGCTTGCCGCGGTACCGACCGCGATGCGCGACGGCAGCCTGGCGATGGGGGCGACGACCAGCGAGACGATCGCGCGCGTGCTCGTCCCCGCCGCGCTGCCCGGCGTGGTCGCGGGCGTGCTGCTCGCGGTAAGCCGCGCGATCGGCGAGACCATGATCGTGGTGATGGCTGCCTCCGGCGCAGCGACGATTACGCTGAACCCGCTGCAGAGCGCGACCACCGTCACCAAGCAGATCGTCGACCTGCTTACCGGCGAGGCCGAGTTCGACAGCCCCAAGACGCTCGCCGCCTTCGCCCTGGGCCTGACCCTGTTCGTCATCACCCTGCTGCTCAACATCGTCGCGCTGCGCGTCGTGAAGAAGTATCGCGAGGCCTATGAATAA